A window of the Desulfopila inferna genome harbors these coding sequences:
- a CDS encoding PhoH family protein, translating to MTNDFSCDLHFSDNSSAALLFGDLNRNLQTIEKVAGLKINARGNDLNIVGQEHEVKLVKDLLQQLYDMIGKGYPVYSSDIAFGLRILESTPSAKLDKIFLDKVYVTTQHRVISPKTRNQKIYIDAIRQNDIVFGIGPAGTGKTYLAVAMAVSALVNNQVRSIILTRPAIEAGEKLGFLPGDLAQKVNPYLRPLHDALNDMLGADKCADLIERGIIEIAPLAFMRGRTLSNAFVILDEAQNTTKEQMKMFLTRIGFDSLAVITGDSTQVDLPIPKHSGLLEARKILKNIAGIQFCSFAKEDVVRHPLVQKIIEAYENRK from the coding sequence ATGACAAACGATTTCAGCTGTGATCTACACTTCTCGGATAACAGTAGTGCTGCATTGCTTTTTGGTGATTTGAACAGGAACCTTCAAACTATAGAAAAAGTCGCGGGCCTGAAGATAAATGCTCGCGGCAATGACCTTAATATTGTCGGTCAGGAACATGAGGTCAAGCTGGTCAAAGATCTGCTGCAGCAACTTTATGACATGATCGGCAAGGGTTATCCGGTATATTCATCGGATATCGCCTTTGGCCTGCGGATTCTCGAATCCACACCATCGGCAAAGCTTGATAAGATTTTTCTTGATAAGGTATACGTGACCACGCAGCACCGGGTCATATCTCCCAAGACCAGGAATCAAAAAATATATATAGATGCCATTCGCCAAAACGATATTGTCTTCGGCATCGGCCCCGCAGGTACCGGCAAGACCTATCTGGCTGTGGCCATGGCCGTTTCGGCCCTGGTCAATAACCAGGTCAGATCAATCATTCTGACAAGGCCGGCGATCGAAGCAGGCGAAAAGCTTGGTTTCCTGCCGGGGGATCTGGCCCAGAAAGTGAATCCTTATCTGCGGCCTCTTCACGATGCCCTTAATGATATGTTGGGGGCCGATAAATGTGCCGATTTGATCGAAAGAGGAATAATAGAGATAGCGCCGCTGGCTTTCATGCGCGGCAGAACGCTCTCGAATGCCTTTGTCATACTCGATGAAGCGCAAAACACCACCAAAGAACAGATGAAGATGTTCCTGACCAGAATCGGCTTTGACTCTCTGGCGGTGATAACCGGAGACTCCACCCAGGTCGATCTTCCCATACCCAAGCATTCCGGTCTTCTTGAAGCCAGGAAAATACTGAAGAACATAGCCGGCATACAGTTTTGCAGCTTTGCCAAGGAAGACGTGGTCCGCCACCCTCTTGTGCAAAAAATTATCGAGGCTTATGAAAACCGGAAGTAA
- a CDS encoding pyridoxine 5'-phosphate synthase, with amino-acid sequence MSVVISNHYGSKLPLPETKIRYIAEKLLREVGFARHTLSILLTDDTEIRRLNHTYRNIDKATNVLSFPFADGLEEDLSALPIQELGDIVISLDTAAKEAEEYDQRLIYRIAWLTAHGLLHLLGYDHERSPKDAELMFEKEKDLLEKVFINRSRTMPQLAINVDHVATIRQARGGREPDPVFAASLCELAGASGIVVHLREDRRHIQDSDVYLLRKTIKTKLNLEMGANKEIIDIALDIVPDMITLVPEKRQELTTEGGLDVISQKKKLARVVQKFAEADIPVSIFIDPDSEQIRASYDIGAKYVEIHTGRYCDAINEEQMRQEFFFIADAAEEAHQLGLIVNAGHGLDYRNTALIAALDTIDELSIGHAIISRAVFTGLEQAVKDMQIIILNAQSLQL; translated from the coding sequence ATGTCTGTTGTTATCTCCAATCATTACGGCTCTAAACTGCCGTTGCCCGAAACAAAAATCCGGTACATTGCCGAGAAGCTATTAAGGGAGGTGGGCTTTGCCAGGCACACTCTCTCGATTTTGCTCACCGACGATACGGAAATACGCAGACTTAATCATACTTACCGCAATATAGACAAGGCGACAAACGTGCTCTCTTTTCCGTTTGCCGATGGCCTTGAAGAAGATCTTTCTGCGCTTCCCATTCAGGAGCTTGGCGATATCGTCATCTCACTGGATACGGCGGCAAAAGAGGCAGAGGAGTATGATCAAAGGCTGATTTACAGAATAGCCTGGCTGACAGCCCATGGCCTCCTCCATTTACTAGGCTATGATCACGAACGTTCTCCGAAAGACGCCGAGTTAATGTTTGAAAAGGAGAAGGATTTACTCGAAAAAGTGTTTATCAACAGGAGCCGAACAATGCCACAACTTGCCATCAATGTAGATCATGTCGCCACCATCCGCCAGGCTCGAGGAGGGCGGGAACCCGACCCTGTTTTTGCAGCTTCGCTATGCGAGCTTGCAGGCGCAAGTGGAATTGTTGTTCATCTAAGAGAGGATAGGCGCCACATTCAGGATAGTGATGTCTATCTCCTTAGGAAAACAATCAAGACAAAACTTAACCTTGAAATGGGCGCTAATAAGGAAATTATCGATATCGCCCTGGATATTGTTCCGGATATGATCACCCTTGTTCCGGAAAAACGGCAGGAGCTGACTACTGAAGGCGGCCTCGACGTTATTTCTCAGAAGAAAAAACTAGCCAGGGTGGTACAAAAATTCGCTGAGGCTGATATTCCCGTTTCCATCTTTATCGATCCCGATTCCGAACAAATACGCGCTTCTTATGATATCGGGGCCAAATATGTGGAAATTCACACCGGCCGCTACTGCGATGCCATCAATGAAGAACAGATGCGCCAGGAGTTTTTCTTCATTGCCGATGCAGCAGAGGAAGCACACCAGCTTGGACTTATCGTCAATGCAGGACACGGCCTGGATTACCGGAATACCGCTCTAATAGCAGCACTCGACACCATAGATGAGTTGTCCATCGGACATGCAATTATATCGCGGGCTGTTTTTACCGGACTTGAACAGGCAGTCAAAGATATGCAGATTATCATCCTGAACGCGCAAAGCCTGCAACTTTAG
- a CDS encoding endonuclease, with protein sequence MYHCDVGPSDFERPRNDRVMRIQGNRNPFIDNPGWANLIWQEQVH encoded by the coding sequence ATCTACCATTGTGATGTCGGTCCATCCGATTTTGAACGGCCTCGGAATGATCGTGTGATGAGGATTCAGGGGAATAGAAACCCATTCATTGACAATCCCGGCTGGGCTAATCTTATTTGGCAAGAGCAAGTCCATTAA
- a CDS encoding PAS domain-containing protein gives MEATQMDQIHEDIVETIREPLLILDQDLRVILASRSFYEFFKVKPEETVGQLIYDLGNKQWDIPKLRELLEKILPQKNPFNNYEVAHDFASIGRRTMLLNARQIEQAMGKKRIILLAIEDITERKKIEDGLEKTRKELAIIKKTADEAREFAESIINTVREPLISLDQDLRVVAVSRSFYEFFKVKPEETVGQLIYDLGNKQWDIPKLRELLEKILPQKNPFNNYEVAHDFASIGRRTMLLNARQIEQAMGKKRIILLAIEDITERKRAEEQKDSLVSDLQKALSEVKTLRGFLPICANCKNIRNDKGYWEQIENYIHDRSDAEFSHSICPECAKKLYPDFDLYTTKE, from the coding sequence ATGGAAGCGACCCAGATGGACCAAATACACGAAGATATCGTAGAGACAATACGTGAACCCCTTTTGATACTGGATCAAGACCTCAGGGTGATCTTAGCCAGCCGTTCCTTCTATGAATTTTTCAAGGTAAAACCTGAAGAGACTGTGGGGCAGCTTATATATGACTTGGGCAACAAACAATGGGATATCCCAAAGTTGCGTGAACTGCTGGAAAAAATCCTTCCCCAAAAAAACCCTTTTAACAACTATGAGGTTGCACACGATTTCGCCAGCATCGGCAGGCGCACAATGCTGTTGAACGCCCGACAAATTGAACAAGCGATGGGCAAGAAACGGATCATCCTCCTGGCTATTGAGGACATTACCGAGCGTAAAAAGATAGAAGACGGCCTCGAAAAGACCCGAAAAGAACTGGCGATCATCAAAAAAACCGCAGATGAAGCCAGGGAATTTGCTGAGAGCATTATAAACACCGTGCGTGAACCCTTAATTTCCTTGGATCAAGACCTCAGGGTGGTCGCTGTCAGCCGTTCCTTCTATGAATTTTTCAAGGTAAAACCTGAAGAGACTGTGGGGCAGCTTATATATGACTTGGGCAACAAACAATGGGATATCCCAAAGTTGCGTGAACTGCTGGAAAAAATCCTTCCCCAAAAAAACCCTTTTAACAACTATGAGGTTGCACACGATTTCGCCAGCATCGGCAGGCGCACAATGCTGTTGAACGCCCGACAAATTGAACAAGCGATGGGCAAGAAACGGATCATCCTCCTGGCTATTGAGGACATTACCGAGCGTAAGCGGGCAGAAGAACAAAAGGACAGTTTAGTTTCGGATCTTCAAAAAGCATTATCAGAGGTAAAGACTTTGCGAGGTTTTCTACCCATCTGCGCTAACTGTAAAAACATACGTAATGATAAAGGGTACTGGGAACAAATTGAAAACTATATTCATGATCGCTCTGATGCCGAATTTAGCCACAGCATTTGCCCTGAGTGTGCAAAAAAGCTTTATCCGGATTTTGACTTATATACCACTAAGGAGTGA
- a CDS encoding site-specific integrase, producing the protein MEAGVDFLELQKILGHVCVLTTSRYTHLTSKTKNNACQAINSLVDTLDIRWGGAK; encoded by the coding sequence CTGGAGGCTGGCGTTGATTTCCTCGAGTTACAAAAAATCCTGGGGCATGTCTGTGTTCTGACCACATCACGCTACACCCATCTCACTTCAAAGACCAAAAACAACGCCTGCCAGGCGATCAACTCCCTGGTAGACACCCTTGATATCCGCTGGGGAGGTGCAAAATGA